The Roseimicrobium gellanilyticum genome contains a region encoding:
- a CDS encoding alpha/beta fold hydrolase: MHASSKSTSAGHVQHRFLKLDGDEVFYREAGDRNAPAILLLHGYPCSSYEFRNLMPQLADCWHLIAPDFPGCGYSGTPDAFDYDFDGYAAFLIKFTEHLCIKRFAIYLHDFGSQIGLRLAITHPERVTALIIQNGDIYEDELGPMYAGLREYFRNPTPEAKAKLGEAISEDGFKHEFLNDVDIDVAERIPPDLWTLHWSLMTPRRCEIALDVIAGLKENLAWFPRYQAYLRKHQPPTLIVWGPKDGYMPEGAARAYLRDLPNAELHLFEDGGHWLLETHLHPVVKVMRDFLHRLPFQGSPSPENV; this comes from the coding sequence ATGCATGCGTCTTCAAAATCCACGAGTGCGGGTCATGTCCAGCATCGCTTTCTGAAGCTGGATGGAGACGAAGTCTTCTATCGTGAAGCAGGCGACAGAAACGCTCCTGCAATACTTCTTCTCCACGGTTACCCCTGTTCCTCCTACGAATTCCGGAATCTGATGCCGCAGCTGGCAGACTGCTGGCATCTCATCGCACCGGACTTTCCGGGTTGTGGCTACAGCGGCACGCCGGATGCCTTCGACTACGACTTCGATGGTTATGCCGCATTCCTGATCAAATTCACTGAGCATCTCTGCATCAAACGCTTCGCCATCTATCTCCACGACTTCGGTTCACAGATTGGACTTCGCCTCGCCATCACACACCCTGAGCGTGTTACCGCTCTGATCATCCAGAATGGTGACATCTACGAAGACGAACTCGGGCCGATGTACGCAGGGCTACGGGAGTACTTCCGCAATCCAACTCCCGAAGCCAAAGCGAAGCTGGGAGAAGCGATTAGCGAGGACGGTTTCAAACACGAGTTTCTGAATGACGTTGACATCGATGTCGCCGAGCGCATTCCACCCGATCTCTGGACGCTTCACTGGTCGCTCATGACACCGAGGCGTTGTGAAATCGCCCTCGATGTGATTGCAGGTCTCAAGGAAAACCTCGCATGGTTCCCGCGCTACCAAGCGTACCTTCGCAAACACCAGCCACCCACACTCATTGTCTGGGGGCCGAAGGATGGTTACATGCCTGAGGGTGCTGCGCGTGCTTACTTGCGTGATCTTCCGAATGCGGAACTGCACCTCTTTGAAGACGGTGGGCACTGGCTACTGGAGACGCATCTTCACCCAGTCGTGAAAGTAATGCGAGATTTCCTTCATCGCCTGCCTTTCCAAGGTTCGCCTTCACCCGAAAACGTGTGA
- a CDS encoding ThuA domain-containing protein — translation MKNFQLVFAAFMFLCGFTFAHEPGTLTSSPGKGLKVLVYSNTAFYRHPDIPAINRWLVLLGHENGFEVDVTEHAKDMLPAVLAKYDVLLLNNANQLDQVLPEEQRKAVEEWFTKGRKGIVGLHAALVRQTNWPWLNKLGGCDFNSDSDFLKAKVTIDPAAKDFPGLKGEPSEFWIEADWTNHDRSVTGLPGFKVLLRVDESTYTPVRPYFQTRGGKPMGADHPIAWTNEPASGGRFFYAEFGHDVRSLSTPFVRKFILEGIKWSAEHAMAEKAKKP, via the coding sequence ATGAAAAATTTCCAACTCGTCTTTGCCGCATTCATGTTCCTTTGCGGCTTCACGTTCGCTCATGAGCCGGGCACCCTGACCTCCTCTCCCGGCAAAGGACTCAAGGTGTTGGTGTACTCGAACACCGCCTTCTACCGCCACCCGGACATTCCCGCCATCAATCGCTGGCTCGTGCTGCTGGGTCACGAGAACGGGTTCGAGGTGGACGTGACGGAGCACGCCAAGGACATGCTGCCTGCGGTGCTGGCGAAGTATGATGTGCTCCTGCTCAACAACGCCAACCAACTCGACCAGGTGCTGCCCGAAGAACAGCGCAAGGCTGTGGAGGAATGGTTCACCAAAGGCAGGAAGGGCATCGTGGGCTTGCACGCCGCGCTGGTGCGCCAGACGAACTGGCCCTGGCTGAACAAACTCGGCGGCTGCGACTTCAACAGCGACTCGGACTTCCTGAAGGCCAAGGTCACCATCGATCCTGCCGCGAAGGATTTCCCGGGCCTCAAAGGTGAGCCTTCAGAGTTTTGGATCGAGGCCGACTGGACCAATCATGATCGCAGCGTCACAGGTCTGCCTGGTTTCAAGGTCCTGCTGCGTGTGGACGAATCCACCTACACGCCCGTGCGCCCGTATTTTCAGACCCGAGGTGGCAAGCCCATGGGCGCGGACCATCCCATTGCCTGGACGAATGAACCTGCCAGCGGCGGACGCTTCTTCTATGCCGAGTTTGGCCACGATGTGCGTTCGCTGAGCACACCCTTTGTGAGGAAGTTCATCCTCGAAGGCATCAAGTGGTCCGCCGAGCATGCGATGGCGGAGAAGGCGAAGAAGCCGTAG
- a CDS encoding family 16 glycoside hydrolase — protein MIIRTALVLAFLATALHAAPPEPPKGFRAIFNSQDLAGWHGLNPHSVAKLTGEKKDAMLKKMREEFPQHWKVENGELVNSGTGPYATTDEEFGDFELMLEYKTVAGADSGIYLRGVPQVQIWDWNQVFDPKKPDRRPHLGSGGLFNNTPKTLGRDPIELKDKPLGQWNTFVIKQIGARTWVTFNTRLVVDGAVMENYWDKTQPFPAKGPIMLQTHGGEIRWRNIYIRDIKEAEAKKFTSENPILPTPTEYDVAYGPHPKQVMHFWKAESDKPTPLLFFVHGGGWGGGGRLSGVTKMLPEMLKAGISVVSVEYRFVNEATKDGVVPPVKGPLHDAARALQTVRSKAKEWNIDKERIGASGGSAGACTSLWLAFHPDKADPKSSDPIARESTRLWCAAVTGAQTSLDPHQMKEWMPNSSYGAHAFGITGDPVKKTSSFAEFHAKRESVKDWIAEYSPYALVTSDDPPIYMSYSAPPAMGQETKDPTHSANFGVKLQEHCKTNGVACELFYPGATDAKHDSTQAYLLEKLKAAK, from the coding sequence ATGATCATCAGAACTGCCCTTGTCCTTGCATTTCTCGCCACGGCCCTCCACGCCGCACCACCGGAACCTCCGAAGGGATTCCGTGCCATCTTCAACAGCCAGGACCTCGCTGGCTGGCACGGATTGAATCCGCACTCCGTGGCCAAGCTCACGGGCGAGAAGAAGGACGCGATGCTGAAGAAGATGCGCGAGGAATTCCCGCAGCATTGGAAAGTGGAGAACGGCGAACTGGTGAACAGCGGCACCGGTCCCTACGCCACGACAGATGAGGAGTTCGGCGACTTCGAACTCATGCTCGAATACAAGACGGTGGCTGGCGCAGACAGCGGCATCTACCTGCGTGGTGTGCCGCAGGTGCAGATCTGGGACTGGAATCAGGTGTTCGATCCCAAGAAGCCGGACCGTCGGCCCCACCTGGGCTCGGGAGGTCTTTTCAACAACACTCCGAAGACGCTCGGCCGCGATCCGATTGAGCTGAAAGACAAGCCCCTTGGCCAGTGGAACACCTTTGTCATCAAACAAATCGGCGCGCGCACTTGGGTGACATTCAATACCCGCCTGGTAGTCGATGGCGCGGTGATGGAGAACTACTGGGACAAGACACAACCCTTCCCGGCCAAGGGGCCTATCATGCTGCAGACCCACGGCGGCGAAATCCGCTGGAGGAACATCTACATCCGCGACATCAAGGAAGCTGAAGCCAAGAAGTTCACATCTGAGAATCCGATCCTGCCCACTCCCACGGAATACGACGTGGCCTACGGTCCGCACCCAAAACAGGTGATGCACTTCTGGAAGGCGGAATCGGACAAGCCCACCCCGCTGCTTTTCTTCGTGCACGGTGGCGGTTGGGGTGGCGGTGGACGCCTGAGCGGCGTGACGAAGATGCTGCCTGAAATGCTGAAAGCCGGTATCTCCGTGGTGTCCGTGGAATACCGCTTCGTGAATGAAGCCACCAAGGACGGTGTAGTGCCTCCAGTAAAAGGGCCTCTGCACGATGCCGCGCGCGCATTGCAGACAGTGCGCAGCAAGGCCAAGGAGTGGAACATCGACAAGGAACGCATCGGCGCGAGCGGTGGCTCTGCCGGTGCATGTACCTCACTCTGGCTGGCATTCCATCCGGACAAGGCGGACCCGAAGAGTAGCGACCCGATTGCCCGTGAATCCACCCGCCTCTGGTGCGCCGCCGTCACTGGCGCGCAGACCTCTCTGGATCCGCACCAGATGAAGGAGTGGATGCCGAACAGCAGCTATGGGGCCCATGCCTTCGGCATCACCGGTGACCCGGTGAAGAAGACCTCATCCTTCGCCGAGTTCCACGCCAAGCGGGAGAGCGTCAAGGACTGGATTGCCGAGTACTCGCCGTACGCCCTCGTCACTTCCGACGATCCTCCCATCTACATGTCCTACTCCGCCCCGCCGGCCATGGGCCAGGAAACGAAGGACCCCACCCACAGCGCGAACTTCGGCGTGAAATTGCAAGAGCACTGCAAGACCAACGGTGTGGCGTGTGAGCTTTTCTATCCCGGAGCGACGGATGCGAAGCATGACTCGACGCAGGCGTATCTGCTGGAGAAGCTGAAGGCAGCGAAGTAG
- a CDS encoding DUF1501 domain-containing protein, which produces MNLEALQHLTRRHFLRQCPTGLGALWLATQGFASAASKVKITHDPSAPLAPITPTFPAKAKRVIHLHMVGAPSQLELFDYKPMLARYDGKTCPDSYLKGQRFAFIQGVPKMLGPRFPFQQHGQSGAWISDRLPHLTRHADKLCFLKTMQTDQFNHGPAELLMHTGNQNLGHPSMGSWISWGLGTENQDLPGFMVLVSGGRLPRVGASLWGSGYLPSVYQGVQCRSSGDPILNTANPPGITRDIRRTALDSLNRLNQQTHADFGDPETITRIAQYEMAYRMQVSVPETLSIKDEPASVHAMYGTSPGRDSFANNCLLARRLAEAGVRYIQLFDWGWDSHGSSASESLNDGFVRKCRDIDQPIAALLTDLQQRGMLEDTLVVWGGEFGRTPMQENRGGSENRFVGRDHNPNAFTYWMAGAGIKPGFTHGETDDMGYHSAVNPVHLRDFHATLLHLFGYHHEKLVFPFQGLDQKLTGVKKARVVTEILA; this is translated from the coding sequence ATGAATCTCGAAGCACTCCAGCACCTCACCCGGCGGCACTTCCTGAGGCAATGCCCCACGGGTCTTGGTGCGCTCTGGCTGGCCACACAGGGTTTTGCCTCGGCCGCATCGAAGGTGAAGATTACGCATGATCCCAGCGCGCCGCTCGCACCCATCACGCCCACATTTCCCGCGAAGGCCAAGCGCGTGATCCACCTGCACATGGTGGGCGCACCGAGCCAGTTGGAGCTGTTTGATTACAAGCCCATGCTGGCCCGCTATGATGGCAAGACCTGCCCTGATTCCTATCTCAAGGGACAGCGCTTCGCCTTCATTCAGGGTGTGCCCAAAATGCTGGGGCCACGTTTCCCCTTCCAGCAGCATGGCCAGTCGGGCGCGTGGATTTCAGATCGGCTTCCTCACCTCACCCGTCACGCGGACAAGCTCTGCTTTCTCAAGACGATGCAGACGGACCAGTTCAACCACGGTCCTGCGGAGCTTCTCATGCACACGGGAAACCAGAATCTCGGTCATCCTTCCATGGGCTCGTGGATCAGTTGGGGACTCGGCACGGAGAATCAGGATCTGCCTGGATTCATGGTGCTGGTCTCCGGTGGACGATTGCCACGTGTAGGAGCCTCGCTGTGGGGTAGTGGGTACCTGCCGTCGGTGTATCAGGGTGTGCAGTGCCGCTCCTCCGGCGACCCGATTCTCAACACGGCCAATCCTCCCGGCATCACGCGGGACATCCGTCGCACGGCGCTCGACAGCCTGAACCGGCTAAACCAGCAAACGCACGCCGACTTTGGCGATCCGGAAACAATCACACGCATCGCGCAGTATGAGATGGCGTACCGCATGCAGGTATCCGTGCCGGAGACACTCAGCATCAAGGACGAGCCTGCCTCTGTCCATGCGATGTATGGCACGAGTCCGGGACGCGACTCCTTTGCCAACAATTGCCTGCTGGCTCGACGTCTCGCGGAGGCAGGTGTTCGCTACATCCAACTCTTCGACTGGGGCTGGGATTCCCACGGCTCCAGCGCTTCCGAGTCGCTGAACGATGGCTTCGTGCGCAAATGCCGGGACATCGATCAGCCCATCGCCGCACTGCTCACGGACCTGCAACAACGCGGCATGCTGGAAGACACGCTCGTGGTCTGGGGTGGAGAATTCGGGCGCACGCCCATGCAGGAGAATCGAGGTGGCAGCGAGAACCGCTTCGTAGGCCGCGACCACAACCCCAATGCCTTCACCTACTGGATGGCCGGTGCCGGCATCAAACCGGGCTTCACCCATGGCGAAACCGATGACATGGGCTACCACTCCGCAGTGAATCCTGTGCACCTACGGGACTTCCACGCCACGCTGCTGCATCTCTTTGGCTATCACCATGAGAAGCTCGTCTTCCCCTTCCAGGGACTTGACCAGAAGCTGACAGGCGTGAAGAAGGCGCGTGTGGTGACGGAGATTTTGGCCTGA
- a CDS encoding PSD1 and planctomycete cytochrome C domain-containing protein, which translates to MTARATLIIALLSLSLTPLHAEVDFARDIRPILNAHCVACHGGVKEAGDVSFIYREKALGNGESGKTVIVPRKPDDSEMMVRILSTDPSEVMPKPAHGPPLPKHEVALLKQWIAEGAKWREHWAFVPPIAHAAPELKQTSWPRREMDRFILARLEKEGLQPSKEADKAALLRRVSLDLTGLPPTEPELDAFLADDSTRSYEKQVQRLLNSPRFGERWASVWMDLARYADSEGLGQDHRRDVWKYRDWLIAAFNNDMPYDQFTIAQLAGDLLPQATLDDRIATTFHRLTQANNEGGTDDEEFRVTAVMDRVATTWEVWQGVTMGCVQCHAHPYDPIQHKEYYDFMAFFNNTEDADTPEGLPVLTVPLDTKRHAEAGHLQARIAQLETAIFEKQLNLATSTEWYPTIGMKATATKAVLEVVKQEQSEEFRTAGNVAAGAVFTLDTGVDPKQKRITAMRVEVLPVDEAKALHTPEWGTLLKRIRLERHTHDDHYADVPLAEVITDEPHPLFNPNDSISSKGARRGWGPYTKMNRPRHAIVVLREPIEVSESSQLRVTLAHTDFSAGGSFPLITKRGRISFTDDERWEQLGKNISLMQWKSELAATQKKLRAIPSTTTPDMRELPSAQGRATHLFIRGNWLDKGERIEHPGTPQVFPAMKGNPDRLSMARWIVSPANPLTARVAVNRFWLELFGTGIVPTPEDFGSAGEKPTHPELLDTLAVRFQTSMRWSVKSLLRELVTSATYRQDARVSPALAERDPDNRLLARGPRQRLTGEMVRDHALMVAGLLVNKTGGKPVHPPLPEGVWKPFDGDKWTTPKEGDAERYRRAVYTYWKRSIPFPMFATFDAPTRELCSKRRVVSNTPLQALSVLNDPAFHECAKALGRRMQIEFTGSIDERLAHAYREVTTRNITAAQLVELKALFTAVRQQYADQPAEMQKVSTTPEGAAYTVLASVLLNLDEALIR; encoded by the coding sequence GTGACTGCTCGCGCCACGCTTATCATTGCTCTCCTGTCATTGTCCCTCACGCCACTGCATGCGGAGGTGGACTTTGCACGCGACATCCGGCCCATCCTCAACGCTCATTGTGTTGCCTGCCATGGCGGCGTGAAGGAAGCGGGTGATGTGTCCTTCATCTATCGTGAGAAGGCGCTGGGCAATGGAGAATCCGGCAAGACAGTCATCGTACCCAGGAAACCGGATGACTCAGAGATGATGGTGCGCATTCTCTCCACAGATCCTTCCGAGGTGATGCCCAAGCCTGCGCACGGTCCCCCACTGCCCAAGCATGAAGTCGCGCTTCTGAAGCAATGGATTGCTGAAGGCGCGAAGTGGAGAGAGCACTGGGCCTTCGTGCCACCCATCGCTCATGCGGCTCCCGAATTGAAACAAACGTCGTGGCCACGACGGGAGATGGATCGCTTCATTCTGGCGCGGCTGGAGAAGGAAGGTCTGCAACCCAGCAAGGAAGCGGACAAGGCCGCTCTGCTGCGCCGCGTCTCACTCGACCTTACCGGGCTGCCTCCTACAGAACCGGAGCTTGATGCGTTTCTCGCAGATGACTCCACGAGGAGCTATGAAAAGCAGGTACAGCGCCTGCTGAACTCACCGCGCTTTGGCGAGCGCTGGGCATCTGTATGGATGGACCTCGCGCGCTATGCGGACTCCGAGGGGTTGGGGCAGGATCATCGGCGTGATGTGTGGAAGTACCGTGACTGGTTGATCGCGGCCTTCAACAACGACATGCCGTACGATCAATTCACCATCGCCCAACTCGCAGGCGACCTACTGCCACAGGCGACGCTGGATGATCGCATTGCCACCACCTTCCACCGCCTCACGCAGGCGAACAATGAAGGCGGCACCGATGATGAAGAGTTCCGCGTCACCGCAGTGATGGATAGGGTGGCCACCACCTGGGAGGTCTGGCAGGGCGTGACCATGGGCTGCGTGCAGTGCCACGCGCATCCCTATGATCCGATCCAGCACAAGGAGTACTACGACTTCATGGCTTTCTTCAACAATACGGAGGATGCAGACACTCCGGAAGGCCTTCCCGTGTTGACCGTGCCCTTGGACACCAAGCGGCATGCTGAAGCAGGGCACCTACAGGCGCGCATAGCACAGCTTGAGACAGCCATCTTTGAGAAGCAGCTGAATCTCGCCACCAGCACCGAGTGGTATCCCACCATCGGCATGAAGGCCACTGCTACGAAGGCCGTGCTGGAAGTGGTGAAGCAGGAGCAGAGTGAAGAATTTCGCACTGCAGGGAATGTCGCTGCTGGAGCAGTCTTCACACTCGATACCGGCGTGGATCCGAAGCAGAAGAGAATCACAGCCATGCGAGTGGAAGTGCTTCCGGTGGATGAAGCGAAGGCTCTGCACACACCCGAGTGGGGCACGCTGCTGAAGCGCATCCGGCTGGAACGGCACACCCATGATGACCACTATGCGGATGTGCCCCTTGCAGAGGTCATCACGGACGAACCACATCCACTCTTCAATCCCAATGACTCGATCTCATCCAAGGGGGCACGGCGTGGCTGGGGTCCGTACACGAAGATGAATCGTCCACGGCATGCGATTGTCGTACTGCGTGAGCCCATCGAAGTCAGCGAGAGCAGCCAGCTTCGCGTCACTCTGGCGCACACCGATTTTTCTGCCGGAGGCAGCTTTCCGCTCATTACGAAGCGTGGTCGCATCTCCTTCACGGATGACGAGCGCTGGGAGCAACTCGGCAAGAACATCTCACTGATGCAGTGGAAATCGGAGCTCGCTGCCACGCAAAAGAAACTGCGAGCGATTCCATCCACCACCACGCCTGACATGCGGGAGCTTCCATCCGCTCAAGGGCGGGCCACTCATCTCTTCATCCGGGGGAACTGGTTGGACAAGGGTGAGCGCATCGAGCATCCCGGCACACCACAAGTCTTCCCTGCCATGAAAGGCAATCCGGATCGGCTCTCGATGGCACGATGGATTGTCTCGCCGGCGAATCCACTGACCGCACGCGTAGCGGTGAACCGGTTCTGGTTGGAGCTCTTTGGCACTGGCATCGTCCCTACTCCGGAAGACTTCGGATCCGCAGGAGAGAAACCCACGCATCCCGAACTGCTGGACACACTGGCGGTGCGTTTCCAGACGAGCATGCGATGGAGCGTGAAATCCCTGCTGCGCGAACTCGTGACCAGCGCCACCTACCGACAGGATGCCCGCGTATCTCCCGCCCTTGCAGAGCGCGACCCGGACAACCGCCTGTTGGCGCGCGGGCCACGTCAGCGCCTCACAGGGGAAATGGTGCGCGACCACGCACTGATGGTGGCTGGATTGTTGGTGAACAAAACAGGTGGGAAGCCCGTGCACCCCCCACTGCCAGAAGGCGTATGGAAACCCTTCGATGGAGACAAATGGACCACCCCGAAGGAGGGCGATGCCGAGCGCTACCGCCGCGCCGTGTACACCTACTGGAAGCGCAGCATCCCCTTCCCCATGTTTGCCACGTTCGATGCACCCACGCGCGAGCTGTGCAGCAAGCGCCGTGTCGTATCGAACACTCCTCTGCAGGCCCTCTCGGTGCTGAATGACCCCGCCTTCCATGAATGCGCCAAGGCTCTCGGCCGCCGCATGCAGATTGAGTTCACCGGAAGCATCGATGAGCGCCTGGCTCATGCGTATCGCGAGGTGACCACGCGGAACATCACGGCGGCGCAACTCGTGGAATTGAAGGCACTCTTCACCGCCGTCCGACAGCAGTACGCAGACCAGCCTGCAGAGATGCAGAAGGTCTCCACCACGCCGGAGGGCGCGGCATACACGGTGCTTGCCTCCGTGCTGCTGAATCTCGACGAAGCGCTCATCCGCTGA
- a CDS encoding discoidin domain-containing protein yields the protein MTEETLEKLLHRLLEGELDEAGRAELNAALLESAERRARYLSVSAIHAALSRHALAEQMLPDFVKPSHEVTGNTTSQPASRFHISLASLALLGVALIAGVSLILLQAPREKALATVVEAGGVQWKEGSPAPETGALPANQAMELAQGFLKLRFPSGATATLEAPCRFLVKEAETLTMMHGRVSVHAPEGAQGFRVDTPGGRFVDLGTEFGLAVGSDGNKPVVLTEVFTGEVEVLATPTPTRLMKGESRALVQDEGNPTLLTTLDESPILLVNHAKQLPTVTPRTDTDNLALGKPVFSPGFYARKHGSIFPPDRLTDGRLNDSGVPGDWAFWLAPNEQDGEFTVDLLQPETIARLAMQNTNNRGIGDRGTDTFTAYGSLDNLSFFPLVQGQLPRIRKSEREFPFHDFSFPPVHARYVKVVITSHYRHPDRPPTRTDHGGGLNEIRIFPK from the coding sequence ATGACGGAGGAAACTCTTGAGAAATTGCTGCACCGTCTGCTCGAAGGCGAGCTGGATGAAGCGGGGCGTGCCGAGCTGAATGCAGCCCTGCTGGAATCAGCGGAACGGCGTGCGCGCTACTTGAGCGTCTCAGCGATTCATGCAGCGCTGTCGCGACATGCGCTTGCGGAGCAGATGCTGCCCGACTTTGTGAAGCCATCGCATGAGGTCACAGGGAACACGACATCGCAGCCTGCGTCGCGCTTTCACATTTCTCTCGCTTCGCTGGCACTGCTGGGCGTGGCACTCATTGCAGGTGTGTCCCTGATTCTGCTGCAAGCACCGCGCGAGAAGGCCCTCGCGACCGTGGTGGAAGCAGGTGGTGTGCAGTGGAAGGAAGGCTCACCCGCTCCTGAAACGGGAGCGCTGCCAGCGAACCAGGCGATGGAACTGGCGCAGGGCTTCCTCAAGCTGCGATTCCCCTCCGGAGCGACGGCCACCTTGGAAGCTCCCTGTCGCTTTCTCGTGAAGGAAGCTGAGACGCTCACGATGATGCATGGCCGCGTCTCCGTGCACGCACCCGAGGGGGCGCAGGGGTTCCGTGTGGATACACCGGGAGGACGCTTTGTGGATTTGGGCACGGAATTCGGTCTCGCAGTGGGTTCCGATGGCAACAAGCCGGTGGTGCTCACCGAGGTCTTCACGGGTGAAGTGGAGGTGCTGGCCACTCCCACGCCCACACGCCTGATGAAGGGCGAGAGCCGCGCGCTCGTGCAAGATGAGGGCAACCCCACGCTGCTGACCACGCTGGATGAGTCCCCCATCCTCCTGGTGAATCACGCGAAGCAACTCCCCACGGTCACACCTCGCACGGACACTGACAATCTCGCGCTGGGAAAGCCTGTCTTCAGTCCTGGATTCTACGCGCGGAAGCATGGTTCCATTTTCCCGCCTGACCGCCTGACGGACGGCAGGCTCAATGACTCGGGTGTGCCGGGTGACTGGGCCTTCTGGCTCGCGCCGAATGAACAGGATGGTGAATTCACTGTGGACCTCCTACAGCCGGAGACCATCGCGCGTCTCGCGATGCAGAACACCAACAATCGTGGCATCGGCGACCGCGGCACGGACACCTTCACCGCGTATGGGTCACTGGATAACCTGAGCTTCTTCCCGCTGGTGCAGGGGCAGCTTCCCCGCATCAGGAAGTCGGAGCGGGAATTCCCCTTCCACGACTTCAGCTTCCCGCCGGTGCATGCCCGTTATGTGAAGGTGGTCATCACTTCGCACTACCGGCATCCGGATCGTCCACCCACCCGCACCGATCATGGCGGCGGGCTCAATGAAATTCGCATCTTCCCGAAGTGA
- a CDS encoding sigma-70 family RNA polymerase sigma factor — protein MAHRMDSRSPEEDRMISLITGHQAVLHRYIVSLIPNISLADDVLQETNLVLWRKADEYDHARPFLPWAMTVAWHQVQAARRDHGRDRHVFDDSLVDLLAQEQAAMLTAQPPLEPALMECLSALPADQHKLILARYERGGSVQALADQHGKSPTAISLTLMRIRKLLEKCIQQKLAMI, from the coding sequence ATGGCGCACCGAATGGACAGCCGCAGCCCCGAAGAAGACCGGATGATCAGCCTGATCACCGGTCATCAGGCCGTGCTGCATCGCTACATCGTCTCCCTCATCCCGAACATCTCCCTCGCGGACGACGTGCTGCAGGAGACCAATCTTGTGCTGTGGCGGAAGGCGGATGAGTATGACCACGCACGCCCCTTCCTGCCGTGGGCCATGACGGTTGCCTGGCACCAGGTGCAGGCTGCGCGGCGGGATCACGGACGGGATCGGCATGTGTTTGACGATTCGCTGGTCGACCTTCTCGCCCAGGAACAAGCTGCGATGTTGACGGCCCAACCTCCACTGGAGCCAGCGCTCATGGAGTGTCTCAGTGCCCTGCCCGCCGACCAGCACAAGCTCATCCTCGCACGTTATGAACGCGGTGGCTCGGTGCAGGCGCTGGCTGACCAACATGGGAAAAGTCCCACGGCAATTTCGCTCACCCTCATGCGCATCCGGAAGCTGCTGGAGAAGTGCATCCAACAAAAGCTGGCGATGATATGA